The Cystobacter fuscus DSM 2262 genome contains a region encoding:
- a CDS encoding endonuclease/exonuclease/phosphatase family protein: MTDSLRIVSYNVRYFGHALRGLASTLGPKRRVAAALATLEPLPDIICLQEVETQSFRSSVAHRPARPDETQLEAFMGRMEETFALLNRPMPYEAFYFRAHRYGVRDFSLYTTGLAILVNTRRLSVDTHNVDAPHRITHHHVQMLRERKQSRICAHMRLVRQEDGLPLHVFNTHLSLPTPFARSFWATRDKMGNGINQLHEARALAALVQHHARGEPFVICGDFNSPPASPVYQFFCDEARFTSAQAAVGQIDPRASRGFPTAGFMHMRMHLDHIFAGERVRWLDTDGTHAFGDTRSRFHGLSDHMPLIARFQMEPPAARAEASAPPAP, from the coding sequence ATGACCGACAGTCTCCGCATCGTCAGCTACAACGTGCGCTACTTCGGGCACGCCCTGCGGGGTCTCGCCAGCACGCTGGGGCCCAAGCGGCGGGTGGCCGCCGCGCTGGCCACGTTGGAGCCCCTGCCCGACATCATCTGCCTGCAGGAGGTGGAGACGCAGTCGTTCCGCAGCAGCGTCGCCCATCGCCCCGCCCGCCCCGACGAGACCCAGCTCGAGGCCTTCATGGGCCGCATGGAGGAGACCTTCGCCCTCCTCAACCGCCCCATGCCCTACGAGGCCTTCTACTTCCGCGCCCACCGCTACGGGGTGCGCGACTTCTCGCTCTACACCACGGGCCTGGCCATCCTCGTCAACACCCGGCGGCTCTCGGTGGACACCCACAACGTGGACGCCCCCCACCGCATCACCCACCACCACGTGCAGATGCTGCGCGAGCGCAAGCAGAGCCGCATCTGCGCCCACATGCGCCTGGTGCGCCAGGAGGATGGGCTGCCCCTGCATGTCTTCAACACCCACCTGAGCCTGCCCACGCCCTTCGCCCGCTCCTTCTGGGCCACCCGGGACAAGATGGGCAACGGCATCAACCAGCTCCACGAGGCGCGTGCCCTCGCCGCGCTCGTGCAGCACCACGCACGGGGCGAGCCCTTCGTCATCTGCGGGGACTTCAACTCGCCCCCGGCCTCGCCCGTCTACCAGTTCTTCTGTGACGAGGCGCGCTTCACCAGTGCCCAGGCGGCGGTGGGGCAGATCGATCCGCGCGCCTCCCGGGGCTTCCCCACCGCGGGCTTCATGCACATGCGCATGCACCTGGACCACATCTTCGCCGGCGAGCGGGTGCGGTGGCTCGACACCGACGGCACCCACGCCTTTGGCGACACGCGCAGCCGCTTCCATGGGCTGTCGGACCACATGCCCCTCATCGCGCGCTTCCAGATGGAGCCCCCGGCCGCGCGAGCCGAGGCGTCCGCTCCCCCCGCGCCGTGA
- a CDS encoding vWA domain-containing protein: protein MFLPFLYELRRRGVPVGAHEAISLAGALKAGLHDSSLDGFYHVARALLVHSETHLDAFDQAFLAHFKGVEAAGQQLTEELLEWLKEARERRELTPEERALLEQFDVEELEKLFQRRLEEQRERHDGGTKWIGTGGASPFGHSGQPREGFRVGGPAGSGSKQAMRLAGARAYQGYRGDVVLDTRQMAVALRKLRAFTREGAPDELDVEGSIAATAKNAGELEVVTRPPRRPNTRVVLMMDVGGSMDPYAHLVSRLFSVAKQATHFKELRTYYFHNCVYGRVFENATLTGGISVPDLIGQVGRHYKLVMVGDALMAPYELTLRTDVEGRYALENGKEGLVWLMELARHFERSAWLNPEPIQTWRGNTIAAVRNVFDMFPLTLDGLGEAVGHLTKGKMVRGRK, encoded by the coding sequence ATGTTCCTGCCCTTCCTCTACGAACTGCGGCGGCGCGGGGTGCCGGTGGGCGCGCACGAGGCGATCTCCCTCGCGGGGGCGCTGAAGGCGGGGCTGCATGACAGCTCGCTGGATGGCTTCTACCACGTGGCGCGCGCGCTGCTGGTTCACTCGGAGACGCACCTGGATGCCTTCGATCAGGCCTTCCTGGCGCACTTCAAGGGAGTGGAGGCGGCGGGGCAGCAGCTCACCGAGGAACTGCTCGAGTGGCTCAAGGAAGCGCGCGAGCGGCGCGAGCTGACGCCGGAGGAGCGGGCGCTGCTGGAGCAGTTCGACGTGGAGGAGCTGGAGAAGCTCTTCCAGCGGCGGCTGGAGGAGCAGCGCGAGCGGCACGACGGCGGGACGAAGTGGATTGGGACGGGGGGCGCGTCGCCCTTCGGGCACTCGGGGCAGCCGCGCGAGGGCTTCCGGGTGGGAGGCCCCGCGGGCAGTGGCAGCAAGCAGGCGATGCGGCTGGCGGGGGCGCGGGCGTACCAGGGCTACCGGGGCGACGTGGTGCTGGACACGCGGCAGATGGCGGTGGCGCTGCGCAAGCTCCGGGCCTTCACGCGCGAGGGCGCGCCGGACGAGCTGGACGTGGAGGGCTCCATCGCGGCGACGGCGAAGAACGCGGGCGAGCTGGAGGTGGTGACGCGTCCGCCGCGCCGGCCCAACACGCGCGTGGTGCTGATGATGGACGTGGGCGGCTCGATGGATCCGTACGCCCACCTGGTGAGCCGGCTGTTCTCGGTGGCGAAGCAGGCCACGCACTTCAAGGAGCTGCGCACCTACTACTTCCACAACTGCGTGTATGGCCGCGTGTTCGAGAACGCGACGCTGACGGGGGGCATCAGCGTGCCGGACCTCATTGGACAGGTGGGGCGGCACTACAAGCTGGTGATGGTGGGGGACGCGCTCATGGCGCCCTACGAGCTGACCCTGCGCACGGACGTGGAAGGCCGCTATGCGTTGGAGAACGGCAAGGAGGGGCTGGTGTGGCTGATGGAGCTGGCACGGCACTTCGAGCGCAGTGCGTGGCTCAACCCCGAGCCCATCCAGACGTGGAGGGGCAACACCATCGCCGCCGTGCGCAACGTGTTCGACATGTTCCCCCTGACGCTCGACGGGCTGGGCGAGGCGGTGGGGCACCTGACCAAGGGGAAGATGGTGCGCGGCCGGAAGTAG
- a CDS encoding AAA family ATPase: MTPPPSRFHGTDTYLSSEGLQAAVNCALTLQRPLLVRGEPGTGKTLLAEAVAQSLGLRLLTWHVKSTTRAQDGLYVYDTVQRLYDSRFGDGDVRDIRRYIRLGPLGEAFASKERVVLLLDEVDKADVEFPNDLLHELDRMRFRVTETNEDVVATHRPVVIITSNNEKELPDAFLRRCVFHFIDFPDQELMRRIVEVHHPDLDASLTEQSLKVFYELRNFTRLRKRPSTSELVDWIAVLKANGVTQVKLDEQLPFLGALIKREQDLMAVADAFGRGRRTKA, translated from the coding sequence ATGACGCCTCCTCCTTCCCGCTTCCACGGAACCGATACCTACCTCTCCAGCGAGGGCCTCCAGGCCGCTGTCAACTGCGCGCTGACGCTCCAGCGTCCGTTGCTGGTGCGCGGTGAGCCGGGCACGGGAAAAACCCTCCTGGCCGAGGCCGTGGCCCAGAGCCTGGGCCTGCGCCTGCTCACCTGGCACGTGAAGAGCACCACGCGTGCCCAGGACGGGCTCTACGTCTACGACACCGTGCAGCGCCTGTATGACTCGCGCTTCGGCGACGGGGACGTGCGCGACATCCGCCGCTACATCCGCCTGGGGCCGCTGGGCGAGGCGTTCGCCTCGAAGGAGCGCGTGGTGCTGCTCCTGGACGAGGTGGACAAGGCCGACGTGGAGTTCCCCAACGATCTGCTCCACGAGTTGGACCGGATGCGCTTCCGCGTCACGGAGACGAACGAGGACGTGGTGGCCACGCACCGTCCGGTGGTCATCATCACCAGCAACAACGAGAAGGAGCTGCCGGATGCCTTCCTGCGCCGGTGCGTCTTCCACTTCATCGACTTCCCGGACCAGGAGCTGATGCGGCGCATCGTCGAGGTGCACCACCCGGACCTGGACGCGTCGCTCACGGAGCAGTCGCTCAAGGTGTTCTACGAGCTGCGCAACTTCACGCGGCTGCGCAAGCGCCCGTCCACGAGCGAACTGGTGGACTGGATCGCCGTGCTCAAGGCCAACGGTGTCACCCAGGTGAAGCTGGACGAGCAGTTGCCCTTCCTGGGGGCGTTGATCAAACGTGAGCAGGACTTGATGGCGGTGGCGGACGCGTTCGGGCGCGGCCGGCGGACGAAGGCCTGA
- a CDS encoding PAS domain-containing sensor histidine kinase produces the protein MSGDDTRRWMDALADPLVACDAGERVRYLNPAAERLLGWSAGQLVGQPFSRLLPVRPKASGERSFLHALLTKDRSGQPVRTFLLRGDGSPQEVDVTVGCSGQEREEYISVLVRRPAEVTSGQRAHQLVFDNAPLGLFHFDATSTLLACNDYLARIIGAARPRIIGLRLLSLPDRPLADCVRDVLDGRHAYYEGDYHSTTTDKVTPVRVHLAPCIGEHGEVEGGVGIVEDITEQRHAESERTRLLREAQEAIRVRDDFLTIASHELKTPLTPLSLRLAGLERRLERQEPVDPALLRHARQHLMRLTALINDLLDASRIEAGRLALHFEPTRMDMIVERALGSMDAERGQHRVDYSHPEEPVRIRGDTFRLEQVIANLLENALKYSPDISTVRVALEVRGEFALLTVSDEGIGIPKDQQEQLFERYFRARNVSITSYGGLGLGLYISRDIVERHGGRIWVESELGRGSTFYVALPLLSAVNPTPPEPHALSQHVH, from the coding sequence ATGTCTGGAGATGACACACGGCGATGGATGGATGCGCTGGCGGATCCGCTCGTGGCCTGCGACGCGGGCGAGCGCGTGCGCTACCTGAATCCCGCCGCCGAACGCCTGCTGGGTTGGAGCGCGGGGCAGCTCGTGGGGCAGCCCTTCTCGCGCCTGCTCCCCGTGCGCCCGAAGGCGTCCGGCGAGCGCTCCTTCCTTCATGCCTTGCTCACCAAGGACCGGAGCGGGCAGCCCGTGCGGACCTTCCTCCTGCGCGGCGACGGGTCGCCGCAGGAGGTCGACGTGACGGTCGGGTGCTCCGGCCAGGAGCGCGAGGAATACATCAGCGTGCTCGTGCGGCGCCCCGCCGAGGTCACGTCCGGGCAGCGCGCCCACCAGCTCGTCTTCGACAACGCCCCCCTGGGCCTGTTCCACTTCGACGCGACCTCCACCCTCCTGGCGTGCAATGACTACCTCGCGCGCATCATCGGCGCGGCCCGGCCCCGCATCATCGGGTTGCGCCTGCTGTCGCTGCCGGACAGACCGCTGGCGGACTGCGTGCGCGACGTGCTCGACGGGCGCCATGCCTATTACGAGGGGGACTACCACTCCACCACCACGGACAAGGTGACGCCCGTGCGCGTCCACCTGGCCCCATGCATCGGGGAGCATGGCGAGGTGGAGGGCGGCGTGGGCATCGTCGAGGACATCACCGAGCAGCGCCACGCGGAGAGCGAGCGCACCCGGCTGCTGCGCGAGGCCCAGGAGGCCATCCGCGTGCGCGACGACTTCCTCACCATCGCCTCGCACGAACTCAAGACGCCCCTCACCCCGCTGTCGCTGCGGCTGGCGGGCCTGGAGCGCCGGCTGGAGCGGCAGGAACCGGTGGACCCCGCCCTGCTGCGCCACGCGCGCCAGCACCTCATGCGGCTCACCGCCCTCATCAATGACTTGCTGGATGCCTCGCGCATCGAGGCGGGAAGGCTCGCGTTGCATTTCGAGCCCACGCGCATGGACATGATCGTGGAGCGGGCGCTGGGCAGCATGGACGCCGAGCGCGGCCAGCACCGCGTCGACTACTCGCACCCGGAGGAGCCGGTGCGCATCCGGGGTGACACGTTCCGGCTCGAGCAGGTCATCGCCAATCTGCTGGAGAACGCCCTCAAGTACAGCCCCGACATCAGCACCGTGCGCGTGGCGTTGGAGGTGCGCGGGGAGTTCGCGCTGCTGACCGTGTCGGACGAGGGCATTGGCATCCCGAAGGATCAGCAGGAGCAGCTCTTCGAGCGCTACTTCCGCGCGCGCAACGTCTCCATCACCTCCTACGGCGGACTGGGACTGGGGCTCTACATCAGCCGCGACATCGTGGAGCGCCACGGGGGCCGCATCTGGGTGGAGAGCGAGCTGGGCCGGGGCTCCACCTTCTACGTGGCCCTGCCGCTGCTGTCCGCCGTCAACCCCACGCCCCCCGAGCCCCACGCCCTGTCCCAGCACGTGCATTGA